A DNA window from Malus domestica chromosome 12, GDT2T_hap1 contains the following coding sequences:
- the LOC103423599 gene encoding vacuolar protein sorting-associated protein 54, chloroplastic-like isoform X1, with the protein MNRNHNYKNSSNASNKEMVIMDARPGKLNSRSNSISDPNTSQSLASILNNPNASDASSWVGWWSSSASVSPPEFAPLVPKSASDSVTRSDFQPYLASVSDHYNRFADILNHVKKEKSDVDSIGGQGEALVACLREVPALYFKEDFALEDGATFRSACPFTNVSENLVLQEKLSHYLDVVELHLVKEISLRSNSFFEAQGQLQDLNVKIVEGCSRIRELKETILLLDVDLVDCARQIHDLNETRSNLLALQQKLRLILYVNQALSALKLLVASADCAGALDVTDDLQHLLDGDELTGLHCFHHLRDRVAASIESINSILSAEFMRASIHDAGDTDVIIISRVKARASSLMNGEGEDGEQIKLDDEETSNFQDRLLPVIIGLLRTAKLPSVLRLYRDQLTADMKTAIKNAVAELLPILVSRPLESDFTPGERVDADGFGASLASKLRSLSSESFIQLLSAIFLIVRAHLMRAAEVKKAIEWIMCNLDGHYAANSVAAAIAVGAAAAETAQEGDGQGGLLMPYSPHRVATKALSIQGKANDATSPSNISKNFRADVLRENTEAVVAACDAAHGRWAKLLGVRALLHPRLRLQEFLSIYNITQDFITATEKIGGRPGFSIRGTIQSQAKAFMDFQHESRMAKIKAVLDQETWVEVDVPDEFQIIVTSLFSSESLVSQNLDAVQDNTETSYNEVATSSNSSHAAETESSVAEQQSKGADSSETSADVTVKETPKSDGTEKNKADVANSVAQNNHSNKERGKSTSQSLFYKGVGFHMVNCGLILMKMLSEYIDMNNFFPTLSSEVVHRIVEILKFFNTRTCQLVLGAGAMQVSGLKSITSKHLALASQVISFTYAIIPEIRQILFQKVPETRKALLLSEIDRVAQDYKVHRDEIHTKLVQIMRERLLVHLRGLPQIVESWNRPEEADPQPSQFARSLTKEVGYLQRVLTRTLHEVDVQAIFRQVILVFHSQISEAFSRLEISTPQAKDRLRRDVKHILGCIRCLPSDKMSESSIPNWGQLDEFLVQRFGEEAS; encoded by the exons ATGAACCGGAACCACAATTACAAGAACAGCAGCAATGCCTCCAACAAAGAGATGGTAATCATGGACGCCCGACCCGGAAAGTTGAACAGCCGATCCAATTCCATATCCGACCCGAACACCAGCCAAAGCCTCGCCTCCATCCTCAACAACCCCAATGCCTCCGACGCCTCCTCCTGGGTCGGCTGGTGGTCCTCCTCCGCCTCCGTCTCCCCGCCCGAATTCGCTCCTCTCGTGCCTAAATCGGCATCGGACTCCGTGACCCGATCCGACTTCCAGCCTTACCTCGCCTCCGTCTCCGATCACTACAACCGCTTCGCGGACATCCTCAACCACGTCAAGAAGGAGAAATCCGACGTCGACTCCATCGGCGGCCAAGGAGAAGCCCTCGTCGCGTGCCTCCGGGAAGTCCCGGCGCTCTATTTCAAGGAGGACTTCGCCCTGGAAGACGGCGCCACGTTCCGTTCGGCGTGCCCGTTCACGAACGTCTCCGAGAACCTGGTGCTGCAGGAGAAGCTGTCGCATTACTTGGACGTGGTGGAGCTTCACTTGGTGAAGGAGATCTCGCTGCGTTCCAACTCCTTCTTTGAGGCCCAGGGGCAGTTGCAGGACTTGAACGTCAAGATCGTCGAGGGATGCAGTCGGATTCGAGAGCTCAAGGAGACAATTTTGCTCTTGGATGTCGATTTGGTCGACTGCGCAAGGCAGATTCATGATCTGAATGAAACCAGGAGCAATTTGTTGGCTCTGCAGCAGAAATTGAGGCTCATTTTATACGTCAATCAAGCTCTTTCGGCACTTAAACTC CTTGTTGCCTCTGCAGATTGTGCTGGAGCCTTGGACGTCACAGATGATTTACAGCATTTGCTG GATGGGGATGAGCTTACTGGTCTACATTGCTTTCATCACCTCCGGGATCGTGTAGCTGCTTCAATTGAATCGATAAATAG CATTCTTTCTGCAGAGTTTATGCGTGCTTCAATACACGATGCCGGAGATACAGATGTTATAATTATATCCAGAGTGAAAGCAAGGGCATCTAGTCTCATGAATGGAGAAGGAGAAGATGGTGAA CAGATTAAGTTGGATGATGAAGAAACCTCCAATTTTCAAGATCGTCTTCTTCCTGTCATCATTGGATTGCTTAGAACT GCCAAGCTCCCTTCTGTGTTGAGGTTATATCGTGACCAACTTACAGCTGACATGAAGACTGCTATTAAAAATGCGGTTGCAGAGCTGCTTCCCATTCTTGTTTCACGACCACTGGAGTCAGATTTTACACCTGGAGAGCGAGTTGATGCAGATG GTTTTGGCGCATCACTTGCGAGCAAGTTGAGGAGCCTGTCATCTGAGAGCTTTATTCAACTTTTAAGTGCTATTTTTCTAATTGTAAGG GCACATCTAATGCGGGCTGCTGAAGTGAAGAAGGCCATTGAATGGATTATGTGCAACCTTGATGGTCACTATGCAGCCAATTCAGTTGCTGCAGCGATTGCAGTTGGTGCTGCGGCTGCAGAAACAGCTCAAGAGGGTGATGGTCAAGGTGGCTTGCTTATGCCATATTCACCCCATAGGGTTGCTACAAAGGCACTTTCAATTCAAGGGAAAGCTAATGATGCAACAAGTCCTTCAAACATCTCTAAGAATTTTAG AGCTGATGTGTTACGAGAAAACACAGAAGCTGTTGTTGCAGCATGTGATGCTGCTCATGGAAGATGGGCAAAACTACTCGGTGTTCGTGCTCTTCTTCATCCAAGGTTGAGATTGCAGGAGTTTTTGAGCATATATAACATCACCCAAGACTTTATAACAGCTACAGAGAAG ATAGGGGGAAGGCCGGGATTTAGCATCAGGGGAACAATACAGTCACAGGCCAAAGCCTTTATGGATTTTCAGCATGAATCTCGT ATGGCAAAAATTAAGGCAGTTCTTGACCAAGAAACTTGGGTGGAAGTGGATGTTCCTGATGAATTTCAGATCATTGTCACTTCACTATTTAGTTCTGAATCATTGGTTTCCCAGAACCTGGATGCTGTCCAAGATAATACGGAAACAAGTTACAATGAGGTGGCCACAAGCAGTAATAGTTCACATGCAGCAGAAACGGAATCATCAGTTGCTGAACAGCAATCTAAAGGGGCGGATTCTAGTGAAACATCTGCGGATGTTACTGTAAAGGAGACACCAAAGTCTGATGGAACTGAGAAAAATAAAGCTGATGTTGCAAATTCTGTTGCTCAAAATAACCATAGCAATAAGGAGCGAGGAAAATCAACCTCTCAAAGCCTTTTCTACAAAGGTGTTGGTTTTCACATGGTAAACTG TGGCTTGATATTGATGAAGATGTTGTCAGAATACATTGATATGAACAACTTTTTCCCAACACTGTCCTCAGAAGTTGTTCATCGTATtgtagaaattttaaaatttttcaatACAAGAACGTGTCAGCTTGTTCTTGGTGCTGGTGCCATGCAG GTATCCGGTTTAAAGTCTATTACTTCTAAACACTTGGCCTTGGCAAGTCAAGTCATCAGTTTTACGTATGCTATTATTCCTG AAATCAGGcaaattctttttcaaaaaGTGCCAGAGACAAGAAAGGCATTGCTGCTATCAGAAATTGATCGAGTAGCTCAG GATTATAAGGTTCACAGAGATGAAATACACACCAAGCTAGTTCAAATCATGAGAGAAAGGTTATTGGTTCATCTACGCGGGTTGCCCCAAATTGTAGAGAGCTGGAATAGACCTGAAGAGGCTGATCCACAGCCTAGCCAGTTTGCTCGATCCCTTACCAAg GAAGTTGGATACTTACAACGTGTTTTAACTCGAACTTTACATGAGGTTGATGTCCAAGCGATTTTCAG GCAAGTAATTTTGGTCTTCCATTCACAAATATCAGAAGCATTTTCACGGTTAGAGATCAGCACACCACAAGCCAAGGACAG GCTGCGCCGGGATGTCAAACACATTCTTGGCTGCATTCGATGTTTACCTTCGGATAAAATGAGCGAATCTAGTATTCCAAACTGGGGTCAGCTAGATGAATTTTTGGTGCAGAGATTTGGCGAGGAAGCCAGTTAA
- the LOC103423599 gene encoding vacuolar protein sorting-associated protein 54, chloroplastic-like isoform X3, translating into MNRNHNYKNSSNASNKEMVIMDARPGKLNSRSNSISDPNTSQSLASILNNPNASDASSWVGWWSSSASVSPPEFAPLVPKSASDSVTRSDFQPYLASVSDHYNRFADILNHVKKEKSDVDSIGGQGEALVACLREVPALYFKEDFALEDGATFRSACPFTNVSENLVLQEKLSHYLDVVELHLVKEISLRSNSFFEAQGQLQDLNVKIVEGCSRIRELKETILLLDVDLVDCARQIHDLNETRSNLLALQQKLRLILYVNQALSALKLLVASADCAGALDVTDDLQHLLDGDELTGLHCFHHLRDRVAASIESINSILSAEFMRASIHDAGDTDVIIISRVKARASSLMNGEGEDGEQIKLDDEETSNFQDRLLPVIIGLLRTAKLPSVLRLYRDQLTADMKTAIKNAVAELLPILVSRPLESDFTPGERVDADGFGASLASKLRSLSSESFIQLLSAIFLIVRAHLMRAAEVKKAIEWIMCNLDGHYAANSVAAAIAVGAAAAETAQEGDGQGGLLMPYSPHRVATKALSIQGKANDATSPSNISKNFRADVLRENTEAVVAACDAAHGRWAKLLGVRALLHPRLRLQEFLSIYNITQDFITATEKIGGRPGFSIRGTIQSQAKAFMDFQHESRMAKIKAVLDQETWVEVDVPDEFQIIVTSLFSSESLVSQNLDAVQDNTETSYNEVATSSNSSHAAETESSVAEQQSKGADSSETSADVTVKETPKSDGTEKNKADVANSVAQNNHSNKERGKSTSQSLFYKGVGFHMVNCGLILMKMLSEYIDMNNFFPTLSSEVVHRIVEILKFFNTRTCQLVLGAGAMQVSGLKSITSKHLALASQVISFTYAIIPGKFFFKKCQRQERHCCYQKLIE; encoded by the exons ATGAACCGGAACCACAATTACAAGAACAGCAGCAATGCCTCCAACAAAGAGATGGTAATCATGGACGCCCGACCCGGAAAGTTGAACAGCCGATCCAATTCCATATCCGACCCGAACACCAGCCAAAGCCTCGCCTCCATCCTCAACAACCCCAATGCCTCCGACGCCTCCTCCTGGGTCGGCTGGTGGTCCTCCTCCGCCTCCGTCTCCCCGCCCGAATTCGCTCCTCTCGTGCCTAAATCGGCATCGGACTCCGTGACCCGATCCGACTTCCAGCCTTACCTCGCCTCCGTCTCCGATCACTACAACCGCTTCGCGGACATCCTCAACCACGTCAAGAAGGAGAAATCCGACGTCGACTCCATCGGCGGCCAAGGAGAAGCCCTCGTCGCGTGCCTCCGGGAAGTCCCGGCGCTCTATTTCAAGGAGGACTTCGCCCTGGAAGACGGCGCCACGTTCCGTTCGGCGTGCCCGTTCACGAACGTCTCCGAGAACCTGGTGCTGCAGGAGAAGCTGTCGCATTACTTGGACGTGGTGGAGCTTCACTTGGTGAAGGAGATCTCGCTGCGTTCCAACTCCTTCTTTGAGGCCCAGGGGCAGTTGCAGGACTTGAACGTCAAGATCGTCGAGGGATGCAGTCGGATTCGAGAGCTCAAGGAGACAATTTTGCTCTTGGATGTCGATTTGGTCGACTGCGCAAGGCAGATTCATGATCTGAATGAAACCAGGAGCAATTTGTTGGCTCTGCAGCAGAAATTGAGGCTCATTTTATACGTCAATCAAGCTCTTTCGGCACTTAAACTC CTTGTTGCCTCTGCAGATTGTGCTGGAGCCTTGGACGTCACAGATGATTTACAGCATTTGCTG GATGGGGATGAGCTTACTGGTCTACATTGCTTTCATCACCTCCGGGATCGTGTAGCTGCTTCAATTGAATCGATAAATAG CATTCTTTCTGCAGAGTTTATGCGTGCTTCAATACACGATGCCGGAGATACAGATGTTATAATTATATCCAGAGTGAAAGCAAGGGCATCTAGTCTCATGAATGGAGAAGGAGAAGATGGTGAA CAGATTAAGTTGGATGATGAAGAAACCTCCAATTTTCAAGATCGTCTTCTTCCTGTCATCATTGGATTGCTTAGAACT GCCAAGCTCCCTTCTGTGTTGAGGTTATATCGTGACCAACTTACAGCTGACATGAAGACTGCTATTAAAAATGCGGTTGCAGAGCTGCTTCCCATTCTTGTTTCACGACCACTGGAGTCAGATTTTACACCTGGAGAGCGAGTTGATGCAGATG GTTTTGGCGCATCACTTGCGAGCAAGTTGAGGAGCCTGTCATCTGAGAGCTTTATTCAACTTTTAAGTGCTATTTTTCTAATTGTAAGG GCACATCTAATGCGGGCTGCTGAAGTGAAGAAGGCCATTGAATGGATTATGTGCAACCTTGATGGTCACTATGCAGCCAATTCAGTTGCTGCAGCGATTGCAGTTGGTGCTGCGGCTGCAGAAACAGCTCAAGAGGGTGATGGTCAAGGTGGCTTGCTTATGCCATATTCACCCCATAGGGTTGCTACAAAGGCACTTTCAATTCAAGGGAAAGCTAATGATGCAACAAGTCCTTCAAACATCTCTAAGAATTTTAG AGCTGATGTGTTACGAGAAAACACAGAAGCTGTTGTTGCAGCATGTGATGCTGCTCATGGAAGATGGGCAAAACTACTCGGTGTTCGTGCTCTTCTTCATCCAAGGTTGAGATTGCAGGAGTTTTTGAGCATATATAACATCACCCAAGACTTTATAACAGCTACAGAGAAG ATAGGGGGAAGGCCGGGATTTAGCATCAGGGGAACAATACAGTCACAGGCCAAAGCCTTTATGGATTTTCAGCATGAATCTCGT ATGGCAAAAATTAAGGCAGTTCTTGACCAAGAAACTTGGGTGGAAGTGGATGTTCCTGATGAATTTCAGATCATTGTCACTTCACTATTTAGTTCTGAATCATTGGTTTCCCAGAACCTGGATGCTGTCCAAGATAATACGGAAACAAGTTACAATGAGGTGGCCACAAGCAGTAATAGTTCACATGCAGCAGAAACGGAATCATCAGTTGCTGAACAGCAATCTAAAGGGGCGGATTCTAGTGAAACATCTGCGGATGTTACTGTAAAGGAGACACCAAAGTCTGATGGAACTGAGAAAAATAAAGCTGATGTTGCAAATTCTGTTGCTCAAAATAACCATAGCAATAAGGAGCGAGGAAAATCAACCTCTCAAAGCCTTTTCTACAAAGGTGTTGGTTTTCACATGGTAAACTG TGGCTTGATATTGATGAAGATGTTGTCAGAATACATTGATATGAACAACTTTTTCCCAACACTGTCCTCAGAAGTTGTTCATCGTATtgtagaaattttaaaatttttcaatACAAGAACGTGTCAGCTTGTTCTTGGTGCTGGTGCCATGCAG GTATCCGGTTTAAAGTCTATTACTTCTAAACACTTGGCCTTGGCAAGTCAAGTCATCAGTTTTACGTATGCTATTATTCCTG GcaaattctttttcaaaaaGTGCCAGAGACAAGAAAGGCATTGCTGCTATCAGAAATTGATCGAGTAG
- the LOC103423599 gene encoding vacuolar protein sorting-associated protein 54, chloroplastic-like isoform X2, protein MNRNHNYKNSSNASNKEMVIMDARPGKLNSRSNSISDPNTSQSLASILNNPNASDASSWVGWWSSSASVSPPEFAPLVPKSASDSVTRSDFQPYLASVSDHYNRFADILNHVKKEKSDVDSIGGQGEALVACLREVPALYFKEDFALEDGATFRSACPFTNVSENLVLQEKLSHYLDVVELHLVKEISLRSNSFFEAQGQLQDLNVKIVEGCSRIRELKETILLLDVDLVDCARQIHDLNETRSNLLALQQKLRLILYVNQALSALKLLVASADCAGALDVTDDLQHLLDGDELTGLHCFHHLRDRVAASIESINSILSAEFMRASIHDAGDTDVIIISRVKARASSLMNGEGEDGEIKLDDEETSNFQDRLLPVIIGLLRTAKLPSVLRLYRDQLTADMKTAIKNAVAELLPILVSRPLESDFTPGERVDADGFGASLASKLRSLSSESFIQLLSAIFLIVRAHLMRAAEVKKAIEWIMCNLDGHYAANSVAAAIAVGAAAAETAQEGDGQGGLLMPYSPHRVATKALSIQGKANDATSPSNISKNFRADVLRENTEAVVAACDAAHGRWAKLLGVRALLHPRLRLQEFLSIYNITQDFITATEKIGGRPGFSIRGTIQSQAKAFMDFQHESRMAKIKAVLDQETWVEVDVPDEFQIIVTSLFSSESLVSQNLDAVQDNTETSYNEVATSSNSSHAAETESSVAEQQSKGADSSETSADVTVKETPKSDGTEKNKADVANSVAQNNHSNKERGKSTSQSLFYKGVGFHMVNCGLILMKMLSEYIDMNNFFPTLSSEVVHRIVEILKFFNTRTCQLVLGAGAMQVSGLKSITSKHLALASQVISFTYAIIPEIRQILFQKVPETRKALLLSEIDRVAQDYKVHRDEIHTKLVQIMRERLLVHLRGLPQIVESWNRPEEADPQPSQFARSLTKEVGYLQRVLTRTLHEVDVQAIFRQVILVFHSQISEAFSRLEISTPQAKDRLRRDVKHILGCIRCLPSDKMSESSIPNWGQLDEFLVQRFGEEAS, encoded by the exons ATGAACCGGAACCACAATTACAAGAACAGCAGCAATGCCTCCAACAAAGAGATGGTAATCATGGACGCCCGACCCGGAAAGTTGAACAGCCGATCCAATTCCATATCCGACCCGAACACCAGCCAAAGCCTCGCCTCCATCCTCAACAACCCCAATGCCTCCGACGCCTCCTCCTGGGTCGGCTGGTGGTCCTCCTCCGCCTCCGTCTCCCCGCCCGAATTCGCTCCTCTCGTGCCTAAATCGGCATCGGACTCCGTGACCCGATCCGACTTCCAGCCTTACCTCGCCTCCGTCTCCGATCACTACAACCGCTTCGCGGACATCCTCAACCACGTCAAGAAGGAGAAATCCGACGTCGACTCCATCGGCGGCCAAGGAGAAGCCCTCGTCGCGTGCCTCCGGGAAGTCCCGGCGCTCTATTTCAAGGAGGACTTCGCCCTGGAAGACGGCGCCACGTTCCGTTCGGCGTGCCCGTTCACGAACGTCTCCGAGAACCTGGTGCTGCAGGAGAAGCTGTCGCATTACTTGGACGTGGTGGAGCTTCACTTGGTGAAGGAGATCTCGCTGCGTTCCAACTCCTTCTTTGAGGCCCAGGGGCAGTTGCAGGACTTGAACGTCAAGATCGTCGAGGGATGCAGTCGGATTCGAGAGCTCAAGGAGACAATTTTGCTCTTGGATGTCGATTTGGTCGACTGCGCAAGGCAGATTCATGATCTGAATGAAACCAGGAGCAATTTGTTGGCTCTGCAGCAGAAATTGAGGCTCATTTTATACGTCAATCAAGCTCTTTCGGCACTTAAACTC CTTGTTGCCTCTGCAGATTGTGCTGGAGCCTTGGACGTCACAGATGATTTACAGCATTTGCTG GATGGGGATGAGCTTACTGGTCTACATTGCTTTCATCACCTCCGGGATCGTGTAGCTGCTTCAATTGAATCGATAAATAG CATTCTTTCTGCAGAGTTTATGCGTGCTTCAATACACGATGCCGGAGATACAGATGTTATAATTATATCCAGAGTGAAAGCAAGGGCATCTAGTCTCATGAATGGAGAAGGAGAAGATGGTGAA ATTAAGTTGGATGATGAAGAAACCTCCAATTTTCAAGATCGTCTTCTTCCTGTCATCATTGGATTGCTTAGAACT GCCAAGCTCCCTTCTGTGTTGAGGTTATATCGTGACCAACTTACAGCTGACATGAAGACTGCTATTAAAAATGCGGTTGCAGAGCTGCTTCCCATTCTTGTTTCACGACCACTGGAGTCAGATTTTACACCTGGAGAGCGAGTTGATGCAGATG GTTTTGGCGCATCACTTGCGAGCAAGTTGAGGAGCCTGTCATCTGAGAGCTTTATTCAACTTTTAAGTGCTATTTTTCTAATTGTAAGG GCACATCTAATGCGGGCTGCTGAAGTGAAGAAGGCCATTGAATGGATTATGTGCAACCTTGATGGTCACTATGCAGCCAATTCAGTTGCTGCAGCGATTGCAGTTGGTGCTGCGGCTGCAGAAACAGCTCAAGAGGGTGATGGTCAAGGTGGCTTGCTTATGCCATATTCACCCCATAGGGTTGCTACAAAGGCACTTTCAATTCAAGGGAAAGCTAATGATGCAACAAGTCCTTCAAACATCTCTAAGAATTTTAG AGCTGATGTGTTACGAGAAAACACAGAAGCTGTTGTTGCAGCATGTGATGCTGCTCATGGAAGATGGGCAAAACTACTCGGTGTTCGTGCTCTTCTTCATCCAAGGTTGAGATTGCAGGAGTTTTTGAGCATATATAACATCACCCAAGACTTTATAACAGCTACAGAGAAG ATAGGGGGAAGGCCGGGATTTAGCATCAGGGGAACAATACAGTCACAGGCCAAAGCCTTTATGGATTTTCAGCATGAATCTCGT ATGGCAAAAATTAAGGCAGTTCTTGACCAAGAAACTTGGGTGGAAGTGGATGTTCCTGATGAATTTCAGATCATTGTCACTTCACTATTTAGTTCTGAATCATTGGTTTCCCAGAACCTGGATGCTGTCCAAGATAATACGGAAACAAGTTACAATGAGGTGGCCACAAGCAGTAATAGTTCACATGCAGCAGAAACGGAATCATCAGTTGCTGAACAGCAATCTAAAGGGGCGGATTCTAGTGAAACATCTGCGGATGTTACTGTAAAGGAGACACCAAAGTCTGATGGAACTGAGAAAAATAAAGCTGATGTTGCAAATTCTGTTGCTCAAAATAACCATAGCAATAAGGAGCGAGGAAAATCAACCTCTCAAAGCCTTTTCTACAAAGGTGTTGGTTTTCACATGGTAAACTG TGGCTTGATATTGATGAAGATGTTGTCAGAATACATTGATATGAACAACTTTTTCCCAACACTGTCCTCAGAAGTTGTTCATCGTATtgtagaaattttaaaatttttcaatACAAGAACGTGTCAGCTTGTTCTTGGTGCTGGTGCCATGCAG GTATCCGGTTTAAAGTCTATTACTTCTAAACACTTGGCCTTGGCAAGTCAAGTCATCAGTTTTACGTATGCTATTATTCCTG AAATCAGGcaaattctttttcaaaaaGTGCCAGAGACAAGAAAGGCATTGCTGCTATCAGAAATTGATCGAGTAGCTCAG GATTATAAGGTTCACAGAGATGAAATACACACCAAGCTAGTTCAAATCATGAGAGAAAGGTTATTGGTTCATCTACGCGGGTTGCCCCAAATTGTAGAGAGCTGGAATAGACCTGAAGAGGCTGATCCACAGCCTAGCCAGTTTGCTCGATCCCTTACCAAg GAAGTTGGATACTTACAACGTGTTTTAACTCGAACTTTACATGAGGTTGATGTCCAAGCGATTTTCAG GCAAGTAATTTTGGTCTTCCATTCACAAATATCAGAAGCATTTTCACGGTTAGAGATCAGCACACCACAAGCCAAGGACAG GCTGCGCCGGGATGTCAAACACATTCTTGGCTGCATTCGATGTTTACCTTCGGATAAAATGAGCGAATCTAGTATTCCAAACTGGGGTCAGCTAGATGAATTTTTGGTGCAGAGATTTGGCGAGGAAGCCAGTTAA
- the LOC103423688 gene encoding receptor-like protein kinase FERONIA: MGRTARSVSRFFSLRKKKQKDWAFPEELCRHFTHAEISAATQCFDESLCIAKRSFGSVYKGHIKVNGDEDRKDVVAIRRISEVSELVMPDFRAEVQLLCQLRHPNLISLIGFCQENGECIIVYDYMSNGTLSDYLLDPSNIKNKDHFPLTWKQRLKICIGVARSIHYLHAGVKHAVIHRNIKCSNILLDQNLVPKLSDLGIAKLGPFALSNALIKLNSEVSGTIGYLDPEYALSGKLTEKSDVFSFGMVLFEVLCAKSCSTEMPECVERGETFPAMIDPFLVGKVAPDCLRKFMNIAERCVRSAGAERPTMGEAEVELECALELQESADAVKQLKELGTTASSSLAPPPPAAHDMEDYTYQDISFSEINENLSNIYLRKWP, encoded by the coding sequence ATGGGGCGTACTGCGCGGTCTGTCTCTCGGTTTTTCTCTCTGcggaagaagaaacaaaaagattGGGCGTTTCCTGAAGAATTATGCCGTCATTTTACACATGCTGAGATCAGTGCAGCAACTCAATGTTTCGACGAGAGCTTATGTATTGCTAAGCGTAGCTTTGGCTCAGTATACAAAGGACATATTAAGGTCAATGGGGATGAGGACAGGAAAGACGTCGTTGCAATCAGGCGCATTTCCGAAGTTTCAGAACTGGTAATGCCTGATTTCAGGGCGGAGGTACAGCTACTCTGCCAGCTGCGCCATCCCAACCTCATCTCTCTCATCGGATTCTGCCAAGAAAATGGAGAGTGTATCATTGTCTACGATTACATGTCCAACGGTACCCTCTCTGATTACCTCCTTGATCCTTCCaacattaaaaataaagatCATTTTCCCTTGACTTGGAAGCAAAGGCTGAAAATTTGTATTGGGGTGGCGCGTTCAATACACTACCTCCACGCAGGGGTTAAGCATGCTGTCATCCATCGAAACATAAAATGCTCCAACATTCTATTAGACCAAAACTTGGTGCCCAAGCTTTCTGACTTAGGGATTGCCAAGTTGGGTCCTTTTGCCTTGTCAAATGCATTAATCAAATTAAACTCGGAGGTGTCTGGTACAATAGGCTATCTTGATCCAGAGTATGCATTGTCTGGCAAGCTTACCGAAAAATCTGATGTCTTCTCATTTGGAATGGTGTTATTTGAAGTGCTGTGTGCCAAATCTTGTTCAACAGAGATGCCCGAATGCGTGGAAAGGGGTGAGACTTTCCCTGCCATGATTGATCCATTTCTGGTGGGAAAAGTAGCTCCAGATTGTTTGAGAAAATTTATGAACATCGCCGAGAGATGTGTGCGCTCTGCAGGAGCTGAACGGCCTACAATGGGTGAAGCTGAGGTGGAACTTGAGTGCGCATTGGAGTTGCAGGAGAGCGCAGATGCCGTCAAGCAGCTCAAGGAGTTGGGGACAACTGCAAGCAGTTCTcttgctcctcctcctcctgccgcccatgacatggaggaCTATACCTACCAAGATATATCATTTTCTGAGATCAATgaaaatttatcaaatatatatttgcGAAAGTGGCCGTGA